The window TGTGTTtagaaaatagatattttattccgtgtttaaaaaatattttaaaaaatacatgttttaTCATCGACCAAATTTTCAGTGACCGATACTAATATATTGATTCCTGGAGAGAATTTACAAATGAAAAATTCTCCACTATCAGAAAAGAATATTACAGTTTCAGAGTGGCTAGAGTTGAAAgtcaaacacaaaaaaaaaacgttATCAAGAACGCTAAACTACGCAAAATTCACATTCTTCCGTGATCAGAAAAAATTCAGATTATCAAAAACAATGAGTGATCTAAACATTAGTTTTCACTGAACACGAAGATGATGTAGTCCAtgaattcatatattatttttgagattccatataaaaaattattattgtctagtaaagaaacaaataagaaattgaCTTATTATGAATTTGATTACATAAAACTACTCATAAAAAGGAATTAGCTAGATTCATAGTAGGTCAAGGGTCTAggttaataatttcatatttaatcgTATATACAGTAAAACTTTTATAACgagatattaatttattgttgaCATAAGGTTGTCACGtcatgtttttgtcacgttAACATTTGTTTACTGAAAATTTAATCGAAAGTAAACACGTGTCTTTCTTAGGTAATTTTTAAACACGGgtaaatatatctatatctattttttaaagCATATACTTGATCAAGTGtttttatccttaaaaaaacaaatgaattatgatttattaatttttattttataatttatgacaTGCATAACTATTTATGAATAACTCAGTTTTAtagtttcaatttttattaattttggagaatatgatatttttaattagaaattgtgtggtgtttttttattctattacaATTTTTCGCAAATTAAACTTTCTAAATAGAATCATATGTTTGAGATAACTATATGTCTAACTTGTATAAGATAATTGATTTGTTTCAAGATTATGAAATGAATGATGGGAGGATAATACATTGCTTCACATGTTTTACCATCATTGTATCATAAACAGTTTTAAATACAAAGCTCCTTTATGACAACGAATTTTCTTAAGCTAACTTAAATTTAATGCCAACCCTAGTTTATGTTTTCTATAGCTAAATGTACCTAACACTCAAAGAAATGTACATAATAGTACAATTACATccaacttataaataaatatatattttctttaacaaaaacaaaatatctcaACTTATAAAATTTGACTACTACTTTCaaatacattttctttttagAAAAGATGGCAAATAAACGTGAAAAGTAAAAAACTACATGATGATTGAtagaaaatgtattaattttctATAGTGATATAATCAATAATGGcccaatttaattttttttttatatttgaatggTAACCAATGTTATTCGaactattatcattttaaaatggACAAAAGAGCTAAGAAAAGATTTGAGtaaattcgaataaaaatagatttggtatttattttttaacgtGACTTCAAAACGAAATAGTTTTGtgttcaatttattaatttgcacgtatttgtattttaaattgaagtataatttatttttttgtaagattATGCATTTCAAACAATCGAATGTggtttaaatgtttaaaaatggtATAATACACaagaattgttaaaatattaaataaacaaattgttattttttttacaaatatcataaattaGTTATGAAAAAAATACTACTTAATTTAGTTTAGTTTCAAATTGATGAATTGATTTGCTTGGAAAAAACttcaaattgttaaaattataatagttagaaTACGTATGTTACAATTTAAAATgactaattaatttagtttagtttcttatatattaaaagtttgtattttgttaaattcaaaaaattcaaataatcattaataaaatcattCTTCTAATTCTTTGAATCCGATCTATTACCCACACTAAATTTGCTTTATGATAGTTAtagtttttcataaaaaatttaacttaagAATTTTCTTTATTCAACGTAAAAAACACTTATTTcccctattttttttaatctcaatttaaattcaaattacaaaataaattttgtacataaatttaaagcacatacaaattatttcaattttcaatttaatctatcaaaaaagtattttttaagtGGCGTTCAAATAAAAGAATCGTAATAGGAATGAGATGGATAGATGTGTGGAATGAGAATGAGTATGATTGATATAAGTGTAGTGTTCGGTTAAGAcatattataaacttataattaccattaataaattaatggtaatggtaataatattgataatattaccaataatatcaataatattatattattttgataatattatttgtagtaattaataatttttatatttaatttttatatatttataaactttattaatttttttattcttttcctattattactcatttaaaaaacatataaataaattaattaattctctctctctatatttatatatataaataaataaataaataaaaaagaaatagtttgtgaaaataaaaaatattaataagttttatatttaattatatattctctttaatttaatatagttataaactttattaattttttttcctattattactcatttaaaaaaatatataaataaatcaattaattcaatatatatatatttataattaaataagaaaaaggagtcaaaataaaaaaaatattaataaattttatatttaattttttattctctttatatatatatttattaattattatcgatatttggtttgtttatattataaattttaacgtgtttatttgaatttaattaataacacgtgtttatttaaaaaaaattaatttttatagttattaaaatatcatgCTAAATGGATAttaatatacttataaatttattaattttttttaatatttaattgtttattctCTTCCTACTATtactcaattaaaattttataaataaataaaaaaaaagagaaataattaatcaaaaagtaaataaattatttataaataaatataaaaaaagaaaaataattagtcaaaaagtaaaataaattattaataagttttatattatattttttattctctttattatatttttattaattattttaatgatgtaatttgatttgtttatattataaattttaatttatattaatatattttcataattgattttgattcgtaaaaaattattatcttatattaaaattaattaaacgagAAATATCATGctaaataaaacaataagaatcttttgtttttttataaatacgtTACATATATTAAGTTCATATCTAACtcagtcaaatatatatattatatatatatatatatatatatagaagagaAAAGTAATAGAGAAGaggataaaagagaaaaaaatgaataaaaaaataatggagaGTGGATGTTGAGTAAAAGGGGAGTGAAATGAGAATATAGAGGAGAGACCGGAATGAGTTTTATTCCCCTCAATATTGAGGGGATTGGATTATTCTTGAGTACATGAGAATTATTTTACTGTTCATGAATTAAAATCACGTACCAAACATGCATTTTTAATCACTTTCCCATTTTAGAGTAAAAAAACCACATACTAACCACGtctaattaaacatttttttcccATTCCAAGTACACAACCACTTACCAAGCACGCCCAATTAAACATTTTCTTGATTCAACGtaaaaaaacacttattttccaatttcatttttttattatctcaatataaattcaaattataaaataaattttggacataaatttatttcaatttaatctgaactaaaaaaatattatgtaaagtgtttatttaaatgaaaaaactaataatatatcaattaatattattataaatgaataaattttatcaaacttattaatttttatacttttgtttaaattattattatattagtatttttttttagtatttgtccaataaaaatatatgtatatataaataaatatttgttgcTCTCCTTTTAATACTCGTCAtaattctatttaattatttaattttctatattttaatataaataaagattttatcactcaaaattatttaaatttaaacaaatttatattttaaatattgttttattcaatattttaataaattagttcACACTTATTTGAAttcaactaaaaatatatatatttaaaaatctcCTCAATCggttagtataaaaataaaaaaaaataagataatatatatatatatatatatatatatttttaaaattatgtccGGATTCATTACGGAGATAAGACGACTCTATTTGCGTATCCTCCACCATCCATCAGATTGGGATTTCTTTGCATACACAACTTCTTCATCGAGTACTTCAAGGTAAGAATTAAATATGTACCGACGACACTAgttctaactttatttttattttaaataaagaaaaagagcTTTATCAATATTGGAAACAGAAAACAAGTGAAATTTCCGCACTATACAGACATTAAACCATTTTCACGAGTAGATAAAGAATTggtatatattattcaattaaacctactataaataatttaactaatttactgatgaataataatttatttgaacagGCGGCTGAATTCGTACGTCCACCAGCTATCATAGAGAGGTTTAGAAAAACTCAAACCCCGAGACCCACCAAAGACAACCAGACCTCGAAGCCGGACCCAATGTCACAAGAGACGATCGTaagttaataattaagtttaattgtaaatttaataaactatatatatatagtttatacaATGAATCGAAATTTTGAAATGTGCAAGTAGAGATGGAGAAAATGATAAAACGACACGTCTGGTATCTTCGACTTCGATGTGACCGAGAGAGTGTTCGGACCCCCAACGACACAGGACAATGATGGGTATGGGGTCATGCGTCCAGCCATCATGCTTTCACGGGGATTGGCGAATGAGAAACAATTCTCAACGTGGAGGGTCATCGCTAAGGGAGGAGAACGAAGAGTTCCAGGTGCGGGTCAATGAACTCGAAGAGATAGTTCAAGTTAATAACGAGAGAACACAACAACAAATTGCAGCAATATTAGCACAATTACAGAATCAACAACTACCATCGAATTAGTACGTTTTAGTAGATGTTTTTGGAGTAAGTACATTTTTggattaatttatcttttttggaGTAAGTACATTTTGGATTAGTTTACGTGTTTGTAATGCGTAATGACTATGAATTTTGGaaatgtaatgaattttttacttatggattgtatttcttttgtttttggttGATAACATATTAAGGTtatgtaaaaaaacaaatataccATTCAATTTTTGTAAAGGATAATGccgaaatatttgttttaaatcttTCGACAAAAGcctataccgaaagatttgttgAAAACTTTCGATATTACCCCTATGCCGAAAGATTTcaacaaatctttcggttttcATCTTTGCCGAAATCTTTAAACAAATCTTTCAATTTTCCTTATACCGAAAGATGTATTGAAATCTTTCGACAAAGCCAAAGTAGGTTTTGCCGAAAGATTtcaataaatctttcggtataggGAAAACCAAAAGATTTCACTAAATCTTTCGGTACAGGTTTTGTCGAAATATTTCACTAAATCTTTCAATATTTACCCtgaataaagattaaataaCCTATTCGACTGTTACATATTCATATTGTTATCAGCCAAATTAAAAGTAATACGAtcaatgttaaaatgtcaattAATAGTTTATGCCGAAAGAATTATCCCATCTTTCGCTAAAGCCGTATACCGAAAATTTATAAACATGTCGGCTAAGGCTCCAACACCTTTACCGACAAGACTTATACTGACCGATGCCGACAGATTTATAATTATCGGTAAAGGTTCATTATCGACAGATTTAAGACCTTTACCGACACAATAAACTTTCGATAAAAACCCCATTTTTACTAGTGATGATTGAAGAATAATACAttgtttcacatgttttatcatcATTATTGTACCTTAAATAGTTTTGAATACAAAGCTCCTTTATGATAACCAATTTTTTCTTAACCTAACTTAAATTTAGTGCCAACCTAATTTATGTTTTCTATAACTACCTAACTCCCAAAGAAATGTACACAATAGTACAATCTCATCcaacttataaataaatgttttttttaacaaaaaaacaaaataaaaatatcttgacttataaaatttgactaatacttttaaatacattttctttttagAAAAGATGTCAAATAAATgtgaaaagtaaaaaatatattattgatagataatgtattaattttctatattgaTATAACTATAATGTCgcaatttaattgatttttttttaaatgatactCGTTCTTTGAATTGTTTCATATTAAACTCAAGCTATTAAAATTTTAGCAATTTAAAACTCTctcaaatggaaaaaaaaaaacgtatgacctaagaaaatatttgaaaaactttaaatatatatttggtatttattttttaacataacttcgaaataaaataactttgtGTTCAATTatcaatttgaatatatatatatatatatatatatatatatatattaaattgagtattattttaaaatatatggttccaaattatttaatgtggtttgaattgtttaaaaatatatgataggTGAGAATagttgaaaatttgaaaataatgagaTCATtgctattttttttacaaataccCTAAATTAGTTAGAAACAAAATAACACGTTAAAGTAAGAAGATTGACGAGTTTGTTTGTTTGGAAAATGTTTGGAATTGTTTAAATTACTATAATGAATCgcatataatacaatttaaaatttgaatattgatttttaacaCGATTATCAACCTCATATAGAAATTGAGTCCATCTAGAATATATTAGtcgttttattttattattctataaGAGTACTTTTATTgcgtaataattaatttagtttactTTGTTATATTCAAAGGATCCATATAATCATTATTAAAATCATTCTCCTAATTTTTTGAATCCAATTTATTACTCACATCTAAATTTCCATTATGATAGTTATaatttctcataaaaaaataacttaaacatgtttttattcTACATAAAAAGCACTTATTTCCCTTTTCttttatctcaaaattcaaattataaaataaacttcacataaatttaaaatttacttgtaaattttaaatttgggtTACAATAGGCTATCAGTtctgaatttttaaaatcaatttgaagcttaacatttatttcaatttaatatgcactcaaaatatttcattaagtgtctatttaaataacaaaactaattcaaactaataatattaagagaaatgattaggtgagggaattttgTGAGaaaatgacttggcataatcttattcactgaaaaaatcaaataatttctttcttttctctctttccttccacttttacattttccaaccaatgaaaaTCAATAAAGGTGATGTCatgtcattccctcaccaaattctctctctatcactcttctaatattaattaatattataataaatgaatttttttttaccacacttactaatttttatacttttgtttaatatttttttgtttaaattattattatattagtattaatttttagtatttgtttaataaaatgatgtgtttaaaattttattttattatattagtatttttataattaattttattaattattttaaaattaatttacaaaaatatttatatagacatatttatgattaaaatatttaaacatataaaatatgaaaagcttttatatttatatatatatatatatatatatatatatatatatatatataaattctttatatataaactaatgaTTATACAtctattcaattatttatttattttattaaaaataaatttataatatttttctataaataaagattttgtcactgaagattatttaaatttaaataaatttgtgttttaaatattatattatttaatattttaaataataaattagttaacactaaatttgaattcacctaaaattatatatatttaaagagaaatgattgtggAGAGAATTTTAGAAGTATTTACTTGATGACGCTGATtgactgaaaaaataacaattttttttttttttttttttttttttttttttttttttttttttttttatgccAGTGTTGTGATGTCACCTCGGTCTCTcctcatatttaaaaattgcaTCAATATGTTGTTATACATaatgaagttatatatatatttgaagtttaaaaaaaatatataaataataaatgtttttaaaattaaattaataaatatttatatcttaaaattacataaattatgtgtatgtattaataataatttacatacataattttaaattatttatataattgaactaattaataaagaaaagataataaattaagtttaacaTAACAATTAAagtattaattttttgatttttttttaaatgaaaaacaagAGCTAAagacaatattataaaataatcactAAGAAAACACTACCCTgcaaagtttaaaaaaattacagcctattatatttttcatttaattcaatAAGAATGAGATGAgaaatataatgggaatattaggTCGGGTGaggtttaatatattaaatttattaactaatataattaatatataaaaatataacaatgttgtttttttttagatattatcaaactaattcaaattttaaatacttaaagtttaagtatttatttatttattaacaaaatataatatatttaataaataaatatcataaataaacaatatatatttatttatagttttgatAATGATGGACATTgagtaaattaaattaaattaaatgtttacaactaatttaactaattttatgtACGTCTGATGGtacaaaaatttataatgttaGCATTTTTTTCTAGTTTTTAGTATTTTACTCCAACTTTACAAtgttaacttagttttatttttcatttttacacTCAAATTATTCGATAAAAGATCACTTAACTTAAATAGTTTGAGTTTATCTTAAAATCGAATACAAACATAGTTAGAATGTTCAActatttgatcaaatattatttaataataaatagtttataaatattttaaacaatgaaacatcaatcaatttaaaaaaaaaaaactgaaagaATATATTCAATCTTTAAAAAGATTTATCGAAAATTCAGCAAAAGTAAGTTtctacaataatataaaaaaatttcaatttcaacccCCAACAAACATTTTTGCTCTAATAATAGTATTGAACTAGATACTGAAAAAGATAACATATATGCGAATatgataatatgaatatatgataTGAGATAAAACGTTATATCTAAATATAAGACCTTATCAACCAAATATGTTGGAGTATCTTCgaatacaaaatttgaaagtGAAAATCGTTAGTTTAATTAACGATGAAAGGATCAAttcatataaatttgattagaTTGATTTATGTTAATTTGACATTGCTCTTCCTACCGCTACTATTTAGCATACATATTCAACAATGAAAATTGTGAAAACGAAACTTCGtaacaaaatgaataattttttttttccgatACTTGTCACTCTATATCGAACCACTTTTAGTTAAAGATAAATACGTAAATTCTTTAATAAATTCAACATCTCATTATAATATACTCAACATGTAAAACTCTTTAATAAATTCTTTAAAACCGTGTAAAACTCAACAtgtttaaacattataatataccgtctcatttgtatttatatataaattcgtACATACCATGATGCCGATCcctttttaaatagttaaacatCTCGTTTTGAAAAAGTTTAATGCTTGTTTTAATCCAAACAAGCTTAAAATTGCCCCCAATTCTAaccaaataaaattgttattttataaagataattattttttaagataatgaCACTACTACATGAAAGCATGAAGTTGAAACATGATATCTCTCAAATTTAGATGGTAAAGAATTTTGACTAATAAACAGTCAAACATTTctacttaaaacaattaaaaatcaTGATaagaataaattcaaattaaaaagtaaaaaaaaaaaaaattctgattgaacgaaaattaataagaaaaaaaaaatcaaattaaggaatgaataaaagaaatgaatggAAGGGAGAATTTGAAATATACCtggaaaaataacaaaatttttaagagttttaaaatttttcaatCCATCATTTTATATTTGGCGTGACAATTTAATTTACTAATCtgctatttaaattaatatatatatatataaaagaaattgtcTCTTCAATTTGGGTTTCCTCTAACCATAgatatattcaaattttcaactttttttttattttataaaaattacagaTCAAAACAAAACACCATACGTTTAGTATTGTAGGTACGATACTTGCCAAcaacatttaattatataatattacatttttaaatatgaattcttTCTGGAAAGTATTTTGAGgattaaaatattcaataattagGGAATGCTTTGCCGAAACTGATTGAAAGGGAGACGACATCATCGCTCTCTCCTCCATAAGCTTAAATACGCATAGTGGAGGGAAAGAATTCTCAACTGCTTGATCTGCCCTTCTTTCTAGAAACTTCTTTAGGTATCAATCATACTTCAATACAAACTTGATTCATTGTTTCTTATACAAACTTGGTTATCGTTCAAATTCTCCACATCAGTTCTTATTAATTCATGATTTTGATGATATCGATCAACAgctatttatttaactttaagtTTTACATGAAAACTCTTTTAGAGTCCATCAATTACGATCTCTTTGTAAATTAATCTTTTTGAGTGCGTTGTGATATCTAGATTCAtgaaactcaaaaaaaaaaaaaaaaaatctattttaaattaaaatatttttaatactatttttttgatatttaattatatttttaattcaacctcttaattaattaactaagttgaagattattttgaaataaaaaattaattgttacGAAACAATAATTATTGCAGGTCGTTTGTTAAGCAGCAATGGGTGCAGGTGGGCGAATGTCGACTGTTCCTCCTTCCCTCGATCGAGCCCCATCCTCCAAACCGCCATTTACGCTAGCCGAGATTAAGAGATCAATCCCACCCCACTGCTTTCAAAGATCGCTCATTACCTCGTTCTCCTACGTTGTATACGATCTCCTCGTTGCCTCCTTCCTCTACTACGCCGCCACATCCTACATCCATCTCCTCCCTGCCCTTTCAGCTGGCTTCGCCTGGCTTATTTACGCCTACGTCCAGGGTTGCGTCCTGACCGGCTTTTGGGTCATCGCTCACGAATGCGGCCATCACGCCTTCAGCGATTACAAATGGCTCGACGATACAGTCGGCTTCATCCTCCACTCGGCCCTCCTCGTCCCCTACTTCTCGTGGAAATACAGCCACCGCAGGCACCATTCCAACACCAACTCTATCGAACGCGACGAGGTTTTCGTCCCCAAACGTAAGGAAGGCCTGGGATCCCTAGCTAAATACATGACCAACAATCCGATTGGTCGGACCATAATCATCGCGTTCAAGCTCACCTTGGGCTGGCCTTTGTATTTAATGCGCAACTTCTACGGCAGCCATTTCGAACGTCTCGCCTACCACTTCGATCCCTACACCCCGACGTCTGACTCCAAGCGGGAGCAGTTTCACATATTTCTATCGGACATGGGCATTCTTTCAGTCGGATTCCTTCTATACCGTCTTGCCTTGGCCAGGGGAATCCCTTGGGTTATGTGCGTTTACGGCGGGCCTCTTCTCGTGGTGAATGGATATCTGGTGCTGATAACGTGGTTACAACACACTCACCCCTCGGTGCCTCATTACGAGTTGGAGGAATGGGATTGGCTGAGGGGGGCTTTATCGACTGTGGATAGAGATTACGGAATTCTCAACAAGGTGTTTCATAATATAACGGATACTCACGTTGCTCATCATTTGTTCTCGACCATGCCGCACTATCATGCGATGGAAGCGACTAAGGCGATAAAGCCTATGTTGGGAGAATACTATCGGTTTGATGGGACTTCGGTTATGAGTTCGATATGGAGAGAAGCCAAGGAATGTCTTTATGTGGAGGCAGATGAAAATGAGGGCGCAAACAAAGGCGTCTTGTGGTTCAAGAACAAGATTTAGGGTCAAGATTGATCATGGCTGTTGTTGCTATCTAAATTGAATAAATGATTTTGATCGATTGATTCGAGAAGTCAGTGCATACATGGTAAGGTAAGATGTGAAAGTTATTTTATATAgaattgtctttttttttttttttttttatctaaagtTTGGATTAACAAGTATTATATGTAACTAATATTTGCTCATGGATGAgtcaaattataatatcatatataaaaatatgtattgtaagaaatatatatgttattcaaATCATGTGCATCAACATAAGCATTCATAAATATGATAGTAGTCATTCTATGCTATTTTGATTCATAACAACACTACGAAACCAAGAATTAAATAGTCCTAACCGAATTGAATGTAATGTTCTTTTTTATCCGCTGAATCCATCAAACCAGTTTAgtataagattaaaattaagtaaaaataaaccATTCTAATCGTTTATTAATCCTACACAACTTAAACAACAACAATAAACATAATTACTAAATACATAGACACAATATGtattgatttattaagaatgaaTATAGAAGGGTTTTCCTTCGTTTACATAATTTGATGGAGATGTCAATGTTATCTCACTCTAAAATTGTatctttaaaagaaaaaatagttatatatttttttttatattctagcTCATCATATTAAGATAAGAAATGTTTCATTTGTTTCCTTCGTTTCGGGTGGACTACTAGTAAATATGTGCATGAAGTGTCATAGTCTTTCCAAAATTCTCATACAGATAAAAGGTGGAAATGGTTTAAggtaaattaaaaatttcttatttttatatgcataataa is drawn from Impatiens glandulifera chromosome 3, dImpGla2.1, whole genome shotgun sequence and contains these coding sequences:
- the LOC124931131 gene encoding delta(12) fatty acid desaturase FAD2-like: MGAGGRMSTVPPSLDRAPSSKPPFTLAEIKRSIPPHCFQRSLITSFSYVVYDLLVASFLYYAATSYIHLLPALSAGFAWLIYAYVQGCVLTGFWVIAHECGHHAFSDYKWLDDTVGFILHSALLVPYFSWKYSHRRHHSNTNSIERDEVFVPKRKEGLGSLAKYMTNNPIGRTIIIAFKLTLGWPLYLMRNFYGSHFERLAYHFDPYTPTSDSKREQFHIFLSDMGILSVGFLLYRLALARGIPWVMCVYGGPLLVVNGYLVLITWLQHTHPSVPHYELEEWDWLRGALSTVDRDYGILNKVFHNITDTHVAHHLFSTMPHYHAMEATKAIKPMLGEYYRFDGTSVMSSIWREAKECLYVEADENEGANKGVLWFKNKI